The genomic interval GTTTGAGAAACAAGGTATGTAAGATATGTGCAACCCTGGGCGTAGACCATATCCACGCTATACTTTGAAAGATAATCATTCAAAAATTTATCAATATGTCCAGCATAACCCTTTGTCCCATCACGGGTTATCTCAAAAATTTCATCACTATATTCTTTCAACTTTTCCTGCCAGTAAAGCAGAAAACTGCTCCTTGCCTCAATCGCGGTAATGATTTTGTTATTATTATTTTTGAACGCCTTTATTACAGGATAAATAGCACCAATCCCATAACAACCACCAATCACAAGAATTTTTTTATCGCTAACCATTTCGGTTGGTTTACCCAGTGGTCCAGCAAGGTCAGCAATTGTCTCTCCTGTTTTCAAACAACCAAGTTTTCTTGTTGATGTTCCAACTTCCATAAATACAACACTTGCTGAACGTTCATCCCAGTCAACAAGATTCAATGGTATACGCTCACCAAATTCATCCGCACGGACAACAACAAACTCGCCAGCCTTTGCGTTCAAGTGGATAAAATCAGATTCAAGAATCATAAAATGGATATTAGGGACAAGCAATTCTTTTTTTAATATTTTAACCATAAATCACCTTGCAACCAATAATGCAACAGCATTTTGCAGAGTAAACTCTGCCACTACATTGCAATATTTATTCGTTCGACTAAAGATAGACGCCACATTTAGGTATTTAGGCATTTTGGAATTTAGGTATTTTATCTTATGCATTCTATCCTCACCCTCTGGCTCTCAATCAACCCATTTTCCCTGTTATAGTAAGCAAATACATAACCCATTGGGACCTTTTCTGTAACCAATATTTCCATTTCAATCTCCGAATCTTCTGTGACTACTTTTACCCTTTCACCATTTTTTATCCTCAATTTCTTGGTATCCTCAGGATTAATCCATAAAACTCTATCCTGATGCACTCTTCTAAATCCCGTCAGTATATCTGATAACCTTCTGTTTCTGAATCTAAACCCATTTTCCCGAATAATTAAATAAAATGGATAATCTTTAGTAAGACTCTCACCCTTTGTTTTATTCCTATCACTTTTGGATGTATCAGTCTCCGGAGCAACCTCACTTTTTATCCTTTCAAAATCTGTTCTTTCAACAATACTTTTTATTATCCACTCATCAGGTCGTGCATTTCCTCTTGGCTCAACGGCCTTATGCAATCTCTTCTCTTTTCCTTTGATATCAATAAAACTTCCATCAACCTCAATAAATGTTGCTGCAGGTAAAAATAGGTCAAAATCAAACTCAGGCAAAAAGCAATCCTGCACGATGACCTTTTTGTATTTCTTTGTCTTTGGTATTGCAGCACCGATAAGGTAAAGACATTCAATTGAATTATTATTTATGACATCAGTTGCCCTTAATATATTTGCCTTGCTTAAGAATGTGTGATTTAGATTACTCACAAGCGGGAAACATTTGAATTTATTTCCACACTTATATTCCATAATATTATTCGGATTGTATAGAACACAGATTTCTCTATTTTTAATTAAACGTCTCGCATCAATATATTCCTGCTTTTTAATACCGGCAAAATCACTCAATTTATCGGAAGATAATAAATGGTCAAGGGCCTCCCATTCCTTTGCGGGTTCGGGTCTTAACCATATATCAGCCATATCCGCTATTTTTGTCTGAATCGGGTCAATGACAATTATAACTGGCTTCTCATTCAAAAATTTCTTTAAATTTAATAAAAAGACTGAAAAATCATTTATGAGGTCAAGATTGAGCACAAAAAGTGCAATCTTTTTTTCGGGTCTATCAAGGCAGATTTCATCAAAACTGTTAGAAGTATTTATCTCGGCACCCAATTCTTCAACACCCATTATCTCAGAAAATGTATTCAGGGCAGTAATTGTTTCCATAGTCAAGTCTGGAGAGAAAATAACACCGGTCTTTCCTTGATATTCTTTTAAGATATTACCGGCAATTTCAATCGCCTCGTCCCAGGAAATTTCTATTAGTTGGCCATTCCTCTTTACCAGCGGGGTTGTAATTCTCCTTGGATGATTGACAATGGGTGCAATCCCGAAACGACCTCTGATACACAACGGTTCTTTATCGGGTCTTGTTTTGATTAATCCATTTCCATTCACCTCGGCAACTATTTCACAACCCATACTACAGAGCATACAATGAGTCTTGCTCTCTTTTTCACATTTACCAAGATATTTATTATACCTTTCACGCATCGCACCAGTTGGACAGGCATCAACACAGGCACCACAGAATTGACAATTTGCGTCAAGATGGGGAAGATTGAACGGCGTTCCGACAAGTGTCTTGGGACCGCGATGGTGAAAATCAATTACATAGGCATCTCTCAACTCTGCACAGGCGCGCACACATCTGCCACAGAGAACACAGAGATTGTAATCCCTTTCAAAAAATGGGTCATAATCTTCTACCGGGATATTTCTATATTTAAAGGAGAAAGGAATTTCTTTTATTTCAAATTCTTCAACAAGTTTCTGTAGTTCACAGGTTCCATTCGCAGAGCAGTATTTACATCCGAATGTTATTGGTTCCTTTTCAATACATTCCATATAGTTTGCACAATCCTTTGTCTTGTCACAAATCAAACAGGAGTACGGGTGTTCAGAAAGTATCAACTGGAGTATGAATTTGCGAATTTCTTTAAGAAGCGGGGTATCGGTCTTGATAACCATTCCATCCTGAACCGGTAACGTGCAGGCAGTCATAGGTCTATTATTACCTTCAACTTCAACAATACATAGCCTGCAACCACCATAAGGGGTTAAATTATCCTGATAGCAAAGTGTAGGTACGTAAATATTTTCGCGACGACAGACTTCCAATACCGTCTCACCCTTTTTGGCTGTGTATTTTTCACCATTGATTACGATATTCACCATATTAACAATTCACCTCATCGTCCAACTAAGGACGTAACGAGTTTCCAAACCGTATAACTCAAAACGATTGACATTCTTTTCATATTGCCGGTGTCACCTTCTTTACTGCATTGAATTTGGGTGGACATACAGAAAGACATATTCCGCACTTTATACATTTTGATTGATCAATCTTGTGAACCTTCTTTGGTTCACCCGAAATTGCCTTTGTCGGACAGTTCTTTGCACAGGCAACGCAACCAGTGCATAAATCCGGGTCAATCACATAAGAGATGAGTGCCTTGCAAACAAGTGCCGGGCACTTCTTTTCTTTAATATGGGCAATATATTCATTTTTAAAATATTTTATTGTGGTCAAGACTGGATTGGGCGCGGTCTGCCCAAGACCACATAGAGAACCGAGTTTTACATTCTTGCCTATTGCCTCAAGTAATTCAATATCATTCTCCTTACCCTGTCCTTCAACTATACGATTCAGGATCTCAACCATTTGTTTTGTTCCGAGTCGGCATGGAACACACTTTCCACATGATTCCTGCTGGGTAAAATTCAAAAAGTACCTTGCCACATCTACCATACAGGTATCTTCATCCATCACAATCATACCGCCTGAACCCATCATTGAACCGACGGCAGTGAGACTCTCGTAGTCAATAGGTAAGTCAAGATGTTCTTTTGGAATACAACCTCCGGATGGTCCACCGGTCTGAACTGCCTTGAATGCCTTATTATTAGGTATCCCGCCACCGATATCATAAATGATTTCGCGCAGGGTTATTCCCATTGGAACTTCAACCAATCCGGTATTGTTTATCTTGCCCACAAGGGAAAATATCTTCGTTCCCTTGCTATTCTCTGTTCCAATAGAAGCAAACCAATCAGCACCCCTAAGGATTATCACGGGCACATTTGCCCAGGTTTCTACATTATTAATATTCGTGGGTTTTCCCCACAATCCTTTTTCTACCGGATAAGGCGGCCTGGTCCTCGGTCTTCCCACCCTTCCTTCAATCGCCGCCATTAAAGCAGTCTCTTCGCCGCAGACAAATGCACCTGCTCCTTGAACAACATCAATATTAAAATTAAAACCAGTGCCTAAGATATCCTCACCAAGCAATCCATATTCAAGTGCCTGTTTAATAGCAATTTGAACCCTTTTTACCGCAAGGGGATATTCTTTTCGCACATAGATAAATCCTTTTTGGGCGCCAATTGCATAGGCACCAATAAGCATACCTTCAATCACCGAATGGGGGTCTGCCTCAAGAACACTTCTATCCATAAATGCACCGGGGTCACCTTCGTCTCCGTTACAAATGATATACTTTGGATGTCCTTCTGCAGCACGGCATAATTCCCATTTTTTACCAGTAGGAAATCCTGCACCCCCCCTACCCCTTAATCCTGATTTTTTAATTTCCTCAATAACTTGCTCTGGCTTCATTGACGATAAGACCTTCTGGAGTGCCTGATAACCATCAAATGCAATATATTCTTCAATATTTTCCGGGTCAAGCCTGCCCCGATTACGCAAGACAATGAGCCGCTGGTGTTTGAAAAATCCGATATCTGACATTTTTGGAACGGGTAGCGCCTCTTTTTCTGGCACATACATCAATTTCTTTGCCGGTCTGCCTTTTATAAGGTGTTCCTCAACGAGGTATGGCACATCCTTCTCAGTAACCCTTTGATAAAAAATTGAGTCAGGCTGGGCAATTACGATTGGGCCACGCTCACAAAATCCCTGACAGCCAGTCGCAATCACTCTAACCTCTTCCTGAAGCCCTCTTTTGGCAATCTCTTTTTCCAGTGCCTCTTTGACAACAAATGAACGGTTTGAAACGCAACCGGTACCGGCACAGACAAGCAGGTCTAATCTAAAACCTTTAACCTTTATCTTCTTTGGCATACTTCTCTAATAATTTATCAACCTTATTAACGGTTGTCTGTCCATGATATTCACCATCAATAACCACAATCGGAGCCAAGGCACAGGCACCGAGGCAATTGACGGTTTCAAGGGTAAATTGATTATCAGGCGTGGTCTCACCGGATTTTATATTCAATCGTTCTTCAATTCTGCTCAATACCGCGGGAGCACCACGCACATGACAGGCGGTTCCCATACAAACCGTGCAAAGATGTTTTCCCCTTGGAACAAGGCTGAAGGCGGCATAAAATGTTGCGATACTATAAATCTTGCTCAATGGAATATGCAATGCTCTTGAAACATACTCAAGCACTTCCCTGGGAAGATAATTATATTTATTTTGAATATTGTGCAAAACCTGAATAAGGTCAATTTCTTTCTCAATATACTGCTCTATGATACGGTTAATATCTTTCATAAGATAAAAATTATATTCAATTTCAAAAAAAAATCAAGTAGCCATTTAAAAACAGGATTGACTTGGGCTCTCAATTGGGTATAATAACTATATCTATGAAGAAAATTATCACTATTTTAATTATGGTTTTAATAGTAGGTATCACGATTTTTCTGTTTTCAATAATCCCCGACCGTCCACGAAGTAATGAGTTAAAAGAAAATAACCCCGGAACTGTCAAAGAAATATCTGAAGAATGGCTCGGTATTTTTATTCAAGGACAAAGGGTTGGATATACCTTTACAAAGATTAAAAAACTTGATAGAGGTTTAGAAATTGAAACCAACAGTCAAATGACTATAAATATGATGAATGAAATAACGACCCTTAAAACCCAGATATTTGCCACTGCCGATACTGATTATGCCCTTACGGATTTCTCGCTTTTTATAAATGCTAAAGGGCACGAATCAAAGATAGAAGGTAATATAAAAAATAATAAACTCATACTTACTACATATTCTCAAGGCATAAAACAAACCCAGGTCAAAGAAATTAAAGAGAAACCTTATATTCCTGATGTGATCGATTTAATTGTGCAAAAAAAGGATCTAAAGCCCGGCACCGAAATAACCCTTCCGTATTTTGATCCAACAAGTCAATCAACAGGAAAGGCAAAAATAAAGGTCTATCCCGAAGAAAAGGTAATGGTTTTAAATAAAGAAACCCGAGGCAAAAAGATCGAAATAAATTTTATGGGCGTGGTTTCATATGTATGGCTTGATGAAAACAATAAGATAATAAAAAATGAGACCCCTAATCTATTTATGGAAATGATCCCCATGACCAAAGATGAAGCACTTAAAGAAGTTAAACCCCAGGAGGCATTTGACCTGTTGAGTTTCTTCTCAATAAAACTATCCAAACCTTTACCAGAAGACAGGAAAATATCTTTTGTAAAACTCAAACTAACAGGTATTTCGGTTGAAGGGTTAGACCTTAATGATGATTTCCAAAAAGTAGTTTCTGAAGAACCTCTGATTATAGAAATATCACTCGCTGATATTAATTCTTTGAAAGATTTAACAGTGCCAATTGCCGAATATAAGGAATTTCTATCGCCTTCGGCATATATTCAGTGTGAGCATCAAGATATTATCAAAGCAGCAAAAGAAATAGCTGGAAAAGAAAAATCTGCGCTTAATATAATAAAAAAGGTCACCAACGGAGTCTATAGAATGCTGAAAAAAGTCCCTACGCCTTCAATGCCCTCAGCAATTGATGTACTTAAGACAAAAGAAGGCGACTGTAATGAACATTCAATTCTCTTTACTGCATTTTCAAGGGCTCTTGGGATACCAACGAAAGTTTATGTTGGGTTAGTAAATCTTCAGGGAGATGCTTATTTCTATCATGCATGGTGTGCGGTATGGCTTGGACAATGGGTGCCGGTTGACCCCACATTCAACCAATTTCCGGCTGATGTATATCATTTAAAATTAAAAGAAGGCGAGATATCAGACTGGGCTGAAGTAATGAGGGTCGTGGGCAAACTCAAAATTGATGTATTAGAGTATCATTGATGAAAAGTCTTATTATAAAGAATCTGTCTAAAAGTTTTGATGGTATCTGGGCAGTTAGAAACTTAAGTCTTGGATTGAATAAAGGCGAAATCTTTGTCTTACTCGGACCGAATGGCGCGGGGAAGACCACGACCTTGAAACTAATTGCTGGGCTCCTCCATCCTGATTCCGGCGAAATCACATTGAATGGTATTGATCTAAAAAAAGAGCCAATAAAATATAAATCCCTGCTCGGCTATGTTCCGGATGAACCATTTATCTACAATAAGTTAACTGGTAGAGAATTCATAAATTTTGTTGCCGGACTATTTGGTATTAAAAAAGAACTTTATGATGAGAAACTAAACGCGCTAATCAGACGATTTGAAATTGGTGATTGGATTGATGAACCTTCAGAAACCTATTCCCACGGGATGAAACAAAAGATAATAATGTGCCAGTTACTGATGCACGACCCCGAATTGATTTTGATTGACGAACCACTCGTTGGGCTCGACCCCAAAATGAGTAAGATAGTGAGGGAAACATTTATTGAACTTGCCCACATTGGAAAAACACTCCTTGTTTCAACACACACCCTTCCATTTGCCCAACAGATTGCAAATCGTATAGGTATTATAAACAAAGGTGAATTAAAATTTGTAGGAACAACTGAAGAGCTTGCTGAAGTCTCCGGCAGGAAAGATATTGAAGAAATATATTTGAAACTTACTGAAGAAATGTGAAGACCTTTTTCTCTTTATTCTGGGTTCGTCTGCGACTTTTATTCAAATATTTTACACCGCAGGAACATAAACTTCCCCGTATTACATTTTTTATTATTCTAATCGGATTTTTATCTGGTGGTTATTTTTTATTCTTCAGGATTTTCGCATACCTTGCTACAGTAGAAATTATCGGTCCTGCAATTATGGCACGAACAATTGAAATGATTCTATTTGTATTCTTTATAATGCTTCTTTTCAGTAATATTATAAGTTCATTTTCTACATTCTATAATAACCAAGAATTACATTTCCTTTTTTCACTTCCTGTCTTACCCACAACGATATACCTTGCTAAATTATTTGAAAATGCAATCTATGCTTCCTGGGCAACATTTGCAATAGCAATACCTTTGATACTCTCATACGGGGTCTCTAATAATGCTAATTTTATATTTTATCCTGTATCATTTTTTTGTTTTTTTGTTTTTCTAATCATTCCTTCAGCCCTATCTGCTGTAATAATATTCATATTTGTCATACTCTTCCCTAAATTTAAACCCAAGAATATAATATTTATTTCACTATCTTTCATTTTCATATTGATCCTGCTTTATATCAAGATTGGAAATCCGGAGTTGTTGAGAATTTTTGAAACTGAGAATGAGAGAGAATTGCTTATGTTTGCTGCCAATCTTACGACCGTAGGAGGTATTTATGTTCCTTCAACCTGGTTGAGTAATATCTTCAAAAATTTCGTATCACCGAACCCCGCAGGTTATATCTATATATTACTCTTGATATTTGTTGCATTGAGTTGCATTGCACTTTCATATATTATTGCCGAATCAATTTATCATAAATCATTCCTGCTCATTGCCGAACATGGTGGTAAGGAAAATAAGAGAAAATCACTCCTTGCGGGATTTCAGAAAAATCCGATTCACGCTTTTTTATTTAAAGATATAATACTATTTGTGCGTGAACCAACCCAATGGGTTCAACTCGCTATATTTGTAATACTGCTTGTTGTCTATATCTTCTCATTACGCAGAACACCGATCTATTTTGGCTTTTCATTATGGCGTACAATCGTTTCCTTTGCAAACTTTGCCTATGTGAGCTTTGTCATTGCAACATTAGGGGTAAGATTTATCTTTCCGGCGATGAGCCTGGAAAAAAAAGGAATTTGGATTATAAAAACTTCACCTTTCAGTCTGACTAAGGTTATTTTTACAAAATATGTCTTTTATGGTTTGCTCGGGATTATACTGATAGAATCTTTGCTTTTCTTCGCAAATTTTTTTATAAAAACCGAACCCATAATATTTTACTTCTCACTCTTTATAGGATTTTTCGTATCCCTGTCTTTGGTATCAATAAACCTTGGTATGGGTTGTATTTTTCCCCAATTCAACGAAGACAACCCATCAAAAATTGCCTCGGGTAGCGGAGGAATTATTTCTGCATTAACAAGCATTGCGTATATTGCAATAGTAATAATTATTTTCGCTGCTCCAGTGCACAACTATTTAACTAGTCACTATTTCGGAAGAGCACTAAATCTAAAAATAATCATCACTTCTTTTTTAACATTCGCCATTTTGAATTTCGCTACAATTTATCTACCAATAAGGTTGGGCATAACATCAATGAACAAAAGGGATTTTTGATTTTTATATCTTTTTTAAATAATTAATAACCCTTTCAATCTGCTCATCAGGTGTTGAGGCACCTGCGGTAACACCCACGCTCTTTACACCCTTAAACCATTTGGTTTTTATATCATTCACTGATTCTATGTGATATGACGGCTTTATACTCCTACATATCTGGTATAATCTTGTCGTATTAGCACTGTTCTTCCCACCGATCACAAGCATTATATCAACTTTTCTGGCAATTGAAAGTGCCTCCGCAATCCTCAGTATTGTCTCATCACATATTGTATTATAAATCTTCATTTCAATAACCTTTGGTAATAAATTTTTTACGGCATTGTAAAAATGTTCAAAATCAAGCGTGGTTTGTGGGACAACTCCAATCTTCTTATGTTTCAATACAATATTTTCCGAATATATCGCAGAGTTCTTCCCTGCATAACCGAGGAGCCCCCTGACTTCAGGATGGTCTTTTTCACCAACAATGATAACAAAATATCCTGCCTCAACAAGTTTTTGAACATAGTGTTGAGCACGACGCACTTTCGGACAGGTTGCATCAATAATGTCCACGCCCCGCTTTTTTAATTTCTTCAAAAGTGCAGGCCTTATTCCGTGCGAACGGATAATAACCGTGGGATTTTTTGCTTTGATTTCATCAACCTCTTCAGTTATCTTTATCCCCTTCTTCTCAAGTTCAGCAACAAAATCTCTATTGTGTATCAAAGGTCCTAACGAATACACACATTCTTTTTTCTGAACCGCATCCATCGCCATTTTTATTGCCCTCTTTACGCCAAAACAAAATCCGGAGTGTTTCGCACAATATATCTTCATTTTAAATTCTTAACCTCCTCTCTTATTTTATTTGAAAATTTTTCAAAATCCTCTTTTGTATTTTGATAACCATCAGGATAGATAGGCTTGCCATATATTATCTTCACATTATTCCAGCGTATCATCAAACTTATCCAGTTTTTATTTGAATTTATTATTTTAACCGGCACAACAGGGATATTATAATTTATTGCGAGAAAACCAACACCCGGATTAAAAGGTAAGAGCACACCCTTTCTTGAACGCGTTCCTTCAGGAAATATGACAACAGGCTTGCCGGATTTGAGCAATTTTATCGCGGGCCTTATTCCCTGCCCGCCCTCAAGATTTATTGCATTATAGGTTTTAATAAGCCAGGTAAAAAATTTAGACAATACAAACAACCCCGGCTTGGCAAGGAAGAAAACCTCTCTAAATGCGGTATAGCCTATCAATGGTGGGTCTAAGAAAGAAAGGTGATTGCTCGCAAGAATCACCGGACCCTTTTTGGGAATCCTGCCTTTAATTTTAACACCGGTGAGAAGAAGAAATAATGGGAATGTCAAAAGCCATGAGATAAGCCATTTCAATCCCATACAAAATTATATAACAAATCATTCAAAATGCAAGGGTGTTTTTTTTGCACCTGAATCCTTGAATTATAAAATATTTTCGGTATAATAAAACTATGCTTGGATTAGTTCTCGGTGGTGGTGCTGCAAAAGGTTATGCTCATATTGGGGTAATTAAATTTCTCGAAGAACTGAATATCAAACCTGATATTGTTGTTGGCGCAAGTATGGGTTCACTCATTGGTGGATTTTATGCCAAGGGATTTACTGCCCAAAAAATGGAAGAAATTGCGTTACAGATAGACAAAAAGAAAAAGAAAGAATTATTCAGATTCCAACTCTCTAAAAAAGGGTTTATCAATGGGAAAAACATTGTTAAATTTCTGAAACCATATCTTGGTGATACAAAGATTGAAGAACTGCCGATAAAATATGCTGCAGTAGCCACTGATATTGAAGAGAATGCAGAGATTGTGATTGACAGTGGTGATTTAATTCAGGCAATAAGGTCATCAATTGCAATACCGGTCGTCTTTACACCCAATAAATACGAAGGAAGAATTCTCATTGATGGTGGTTTTATCAGTCCTGTGCCGGTGGATGTAGCAATGATTCTTGGTGCGGGAAAAATCATTGCAGTGAATGTTCTTCACAGATTTGAATACCCACAAATTAAAATGTCAGCACATCAGGAATCGGGCAGAAAATATAATATAAAAGATATTTTTATAAAAACATTTGATTTGATAAGTTCAAGACTGATTGAATATGACATTAAACAACTCAAAAATGGCGTATGGATAGATATTGATACAAGGGGAATTGGCCTTAGCCAGTTTGAAAAAGCAAAAGAAGCGATTGAAAGGGGATATATTCAGGCAAGAAAATATAAAGAAAAACTATTACAACTTATTTCTGCTTACGAAGTTAATACAAACAAACAGACAAGGGTTATCACGGAATAAAGGACTCCTTTCGCCCCTCTTCCCCCTTATTCTCCCTTCTTCACCCTATCTTAATAGCACTACCTTCTCTACCTTATTGAAACCGCTCCCATCAAATTTGACAAAATACACACCCGCAGGAAGTTTGCGACCCTCATCATCATCACCAAACCAGATGATACTGGATTCATGATTCATGATACAGGATTCAAGATTAAAAGACTTAACCACCCGACCCGAAACATCATAGATTGACAAACTTACACTCTGATTTCTTAATCCAGTATCATGTATCGTGTATCTTATATCAAGTCTTTTCCTGAATGGATTGGGATAGACTTCTAATTTCGGATTTCGGATTGCGGATTGCGAATTTTTTAAATCTTCGATACCGACGAGATTAATTCCAAAGAAGTGCATAATGGAATCAAGCAAGTCTGCCTTTTTTGAAGAATCATTATCCACAAGTCCGGAAAGTTCAAATGATACACCAACTGATTTATAATTGTTTGTGATATTTGCCACACCACAATAATAATCATCATCTCGGTCATGGAAGATTCTAAAACCCGTCTCTGTTGAATCTATCACATCAAGATAGAAATTCTCACCATTGTATCTGAATTCCATACCCTGAGTAAATGTGTTATTTACCCCTTCAACTGGTCCCATATTTGTATAGCCATCGCTTATTGGTCTGATACCAAAATATGGGTTGAAATCAAAACCGAACATTACAAAAGGGTCAAATGCCCAGCATTCACCACCCTCAAGATATACATTACCAGCCTGATTTATGAAATCTATAACTTTTTTAACCTCATTGCAATCTTTAAATAATACATAATTTTCATAAGCTACACCTGTACAGATAAATAGCGACTTATAGTTTTTTAAGCATTCAAATGAGTAAAATTGTGTATTTATGTAATCGCCAACATAACCGAGATTTTGCAGAATTGAATGTATTATTGGTCCACTTGAATTGTTCCTATCCGGGTCCCAGACAAGATAATCTTTTTTGCCAATTATGACCTTTATCCTTATCGTATCAATATCACCTGAATTTTCACTCAATATCAAATCAATATCAGCAAATGTTCCTTGCGGTGCATTGGATACCGCCTGAATCCGGAAAGAAATTGAATTTCTCACCAACGAATCAATTAAAACACTACCGAAATATGCACTGCCATTTACAATGTTAAGATACGGTGATGAGCTCAAGATAATACCGGTTAAATTTTGGATATCAACCCCGCCGACATTCTTCAGCAGATAATAAAGTT from candidate division WOR-3 bacterium carries:
- a CDS encoding T9SS type A sorting domain-containing protein, which gives rise to MDPGEEVELYYLLKNVGGVDIQNLTGIILSSSPYLNIVNGSAYFGSVLIDSLVRNSISFRIQAVSNAPQGTFADIDLILSENSGDIDTIRIKVIIGKKDYLVWDPDRNNSSGPIIHSILQNLGYVGDYINTQFYSFECLKNYKSLFICTGVAYENYVLFKDCNEVKKVIDFINQAGNVYLEGGECWAFDPFVMFGFDFNPYFGIRPISDGYTNMGPVEGVNNTFTQGMEFRYNGENFYLDVIDSTETGFRIFHDRDDDYYCGVANITNNYKSVGVSFELSGLVDNDSSKKADLLDSIMHFFGINLVGIEDLKNSQSAIRNPKLEVYPNPFRKRLDIRYTIHDTGLRNQSVSLSIYDVSGRVVKSFNLESCIMNHESSIIWFGDDDEGRKLPAGVYFVKFDGSGFNKVEKVVLLR
- a CDS encoding lysophospholipid acyltransferase family protein, with translation MGLKWLISWLLTFPLFLLLTGVKIKGRIPKKGPVILASNHLSFLDPPLIGYTAFREVFFLAKPGLFVLSKFFTWLIKTYNAINLEGGQGIRPAIKLLKSGKPVVIFPEGTRSRKGVLLPFNPGVGFLAINYNIPVVPVKIINSNKNWISLMIRWNNVKIIYGKPIYPDGYQNTKEDFEKFSNKIREEVKNLK
- a CDS encoding patatin-like phospholipase family protein, giving the protein MLGLVLGGGAAKGYAHIGVIKFLEELNIKPDIVVGASMGSLIGGFYAKGFTAQKMEEIALQIDKKKKKELFRFQLSKKGFINGKNIVKFLKPYLGDTKIEELPIKYAAVATDIEENAEIVIDSGDLIQAIRSSIAIPVVFTPNKYEGRILIDGGFISPVPVDVAMILGAGKIIAVNVLHRFEYPQIKMSAHQESGRKYNIKDIFIKTFDLISSRLIEYDIKQLKNGVWIDIDTRGIGLSQFEKAKEAIERGYIQARKYKEKLLQLISAYEVNTNKQTRVITE